In a single window of the Lasioglossum baleicum chromosome 10, iyLasBale1, whole genome shotgun sequence genome:
- the Rfesp gene encoding Rieske iron-sulfur protein isoform X3, with product MNVVAKSTTLSPIIKSATTVVSNGLRPVAAPTQTLQKRWAHSDIQWPDFSAYRSVQDPTAKSKDSAPSRKTAAYLVTGASAICTVYGAKGVIHGLVGSMSASADVLAMAKIEVDLTTIPEGKSVVFKWRGKPLFVRHRPANEIAREAGVDVASLRDPQHDLERVKKPEWLVVLGVCTHLGCIPIANSGDFGGYYCPCHGSHYDASGRIRKGPAPLNLEVPEYEFTDEKTLLVG from the exons ATGAACGTGGTAGCGAAATCGACAACTTTATCGCCGATTATAAAATCGGCGACAACTGTTGTCTCAAATGGACTCCGACCCGTAGCTG CACCTACACAAACATTGCAAAAGCGATGGGCGCATTCGGACATTCAATGGCCAGACTTCTCAGCATATCGTAGTGTACAAGACCCGACAGCAAAATCCAAAGATAGTGCACCCAGCAGAAAAACAGCTGCGTATCTTGTGACTGGAG CTAGTGCAATTTGCACTGTCTATGGAGCGAAGGGAGTTATACACGGCTTGGTAGGCTCTATGAGCGCTTCAGCCGATGTACTAGCTATGGCGAAAATTGAAGTGGATCTTACTACCATTCCTGAAGGCAAAAGTGTTGTCTTCAAATGGCGCGGCAAGCCTCTGTTTGTGCGACACAG ACCAGCAAACGAAATCGCAAGAGAGGCTGGTGTCGACGTAGCATCCCTTCGAGATCCGCAACATGATTTGGAACGTGTAAAAAAACCAGAATGGTTGGTTGTTCTTGGTGTGTGCACACACTTAGGATGTATCCCAATTGCAAATTCTGGTGATTTCGGTGGTTACTATTGCCCTTGCCATGGTTCCCATTACGATGCTAGTGGAAGGATTAGGAAAGGACCAGCTCCCCTGAATTTGGAAGTCCCTGAATATGAATTCACCGATGAAAAAACGCTACTTGTTGGTTAA
- the Rfesp gene encoding Rieske iron-sulfur protein isoform X2: protein MNVVAKSTTLSPIIKSATTVVSNGLRPVAGSAPTQTLQKRWAHSDIQWPDFSAYRSVQDPTAKSKDSAPSRKTAAYLVTGASAICTVYGAKGVIHGLVGSMSASADVLAMAKIEVDLTTIPEGKSVVFKWRGKPLFVRHRPANEIAREAGVDVASLRDPQHDLERVKKPEWLVVLGVCTHLGCIPIANSGDFGGYYCPCHGSHYDASGRIRKGPAPLNLEVPEYEFTDEKTLLVG, encoded by the exons ATGAACGTGGTAGCGAAATCGACAACTTTATCGCCGATTATAAAATCGGCGACAACTGTTGTCTCAAATGGACTCCGACCCGTAGCTGGTAGTG CACCTACACAAACATTGCAAAAGCGATGGGCGCATTCGGACATTCAATGGCCAGACTTCTCAGCATATCGTAGTGTACAAGACCCGACAGCAAAATCCAAAGATAGTGCACCCAGCAGAAAAACAGCTGCGTATCTTGTGACTGGAG CTAGTGCAATTTGCACTGTCTATGGAGCGAAGGGAGTTATACACGGCTTGGTAGGCTCTATGAGCGCTTCAGCCGATGTACTAGCTATGGCGAAAATTGAAGTGGATCTTACTACCATTCCTGAAGGCAAAAGTGTTGTCTTCAAATGGCGCGGCAAGCCTCTGTTTGTGCGACACAG ACCAGCAAACGAAATCGCAAGAGAGGCTGGTGTCGACGTAGCATCCCTTCGAGATCCGCAACATGATTTGGAACGTGTAAAAAAACCAGAATGGTTGGTTGTTCTTGGTGTGTGCACACACTTAGGATGTATCCCAATTGCAAATTCTGGTGATTTCGGTGGTTACTATTGCCCTTGCCATGGTTCCCATTACGATGCTAGTGGAAGGATTAGGAAAGGACCAGCTCCCCTGAATTTGGAAGTCCCTGAATATGAATTCACCGATGAAAAAACGCTACTTGTTGGTTAA
- the Rfesp gene encoding Rieske iron-sulfur protein isoform X1, with product MNVVAKSTTLSPIIKSATTVVSNGLRPVAGSGITLKPKVVVKPAVNLIVNESISESLFSRPLRVSSGITAPTQTLQKRWAHSDIQWPDFSAYRSVQDPTAKSKDSAPSRKTAAYLVTGASAICTVYGAKGVIHGLVGSMSASADVLAMAKIEVDLTTIPEGKSVVFKWRGKPLFVRHRPANEIAREAGVDVASLRDPQHDLERVKKPEWLVVLGVCTHLGCIPIANSGDFGGYYCPCHGSHYDASGRIRKGPAPLNLEVPEYEFTDEKTLLVG from the exons ATGAACGTGGTAGCGAAATCGACAACTTTATCGCCGATTATAAAATCGGCGACAACTGTTGTCTCAAATGGACTCCGACCCGTAGCTGGTAGTGGTATTACATTGAAACCTAAAGTTGTCGTTAAGCCTGCCGTCAACCTAATCGTTAATGAAAGTATATCTGAAAGCCTTTTTAGCAGACCACTTCGTGTAAGCTCAGGAATCACAG CACCTACACAAACATTGCAAAAGCGATGGGCGCATTCGGACATTCAATGGCCAGACTTCTCAGCATATCGTAGTGTACAAGACCCGACAGCAAAATCCAAAGATAGTGCACCCAGCAGAAAAACAGCTGCGTATCTTGTGACTGGAG CTAGTGCAATTTGCACTGTCTATGGAGCGAAGGGAGTTATACACGGCTTGGTAGGCTCTATGAGCGCTTCAGCCGATGTACTAGCTATGGCGAAAATTGAAGTGGATCTTACTACCATTCCTGAAGGCAAAAGTGTTGTCTTCAAATGGCGCGGCAAGCCTCTGTTTGTGCGACACAG ACCAGCAAACGAAATCGCAAGAGAGGCTGGTGTCGACGTAGCATCCCTTCGAGATCCGCAACATGATTTGGAACGTGTAAAAAAACCAGAATGGTTGGTTGTTCTTGGTGTGTGCACACACTTAGGATGTATCCCAATTGCAAATTCTGGTGATTTCGGTGGTTACTATTGCCCTTGCCATGGTTCCCATTACGATGCTAGTGGAAGGATTAGGAAAGGACCAGCTCCCCTGAATTTGGAAGTCCCTGAATATGAATTCACCGATGAAAAAACGCTACTTGTTGGTTAA
- the Cyce gene encoding cyclin E, translating into MPQTSLQEKKSQTYLQSGKVVTQSLKRKRRTTEISEDSENVYPPSKIPALSNVSYTESCHSVHSLENTCTPHQVSPLKEQQEPATWSELRNATCFLTPSSSNNVTNRPSPLPSFPWADGAQVWSLMCSGDQKTIAQRNPQMFQRHPTLQPRMRAILLDWLIEVCEVYKLHRETYYLAMDYLDRYLSIHQNVPKNQLQLIGITCLFIAAKVEEIYPPKIAEFAYVTDGACTEEEILGKELVILKGLGWNLSPVTAPGWLNIYMQIESGDWSRPSAFIYPQYGGLQYSQAAQLLDLATLDEGSLKFPYSHIAAAAMYHTQGRECALRVSRISWEQLAPCVKWLNPFAMTAAEEGSQFLLRSAVPPSESHSGSGLRATVPNIVMDESHRIQTHVVDLNMLERAQQRLADDIPCTDTNESDSNTESGRQSPNESGLLTPPSSSQKNSTTPSRPPPQLHPYT; encoded by the exons ATGCCACAGACAAG TTTACAGGAAAAGAAATCACAGACTTATTTGCAAAGTGGCAAAGTAGTTACACAATCTTTAAAACGTAAAAGGCGTACAACTGAGATTTCCGAGGATTCAGAGAATGTATATCCCCCTAGTAAAATACCAGCATTGTCGAATGTATCATACACAGAGTCTTGTCATTCGGTGCATTCGTTAGAAAATACCTGCACACCTCATCAAGTATCTCCATTGAAGGAGCAACAAGAGCCAGCCACATGGTCTGAGCTACGAAATGCAACATGTTTTTTAACACCGTCATCGTCCAATAATGTGACAAACAGACCTAGTCCTTTGCCTTCGTTTCCATGGGCTGATGGTGCTCAAGTCTGGTCACTCATGTGTTCGGGAGATCAGAAAACTATTGCACAGAGGAATCCGCAGATGTTCCAAAGGCATCCAACATTACAGCCACGTATGAGGGCGATTCTGTTGGACTGGTTAATCGAAGTCTGCGAAGTGTATAAGCTACATAGAGAAACTTATTACCTCGCGATGGACTATCTGGACAGATATTTGTCCATTCATCAAAATGTACCTAAAAATCAGTTGCAGTTGATAGGAATCACATGCTTGTTCATAGCTGCCAAG GTCGAAGAAATATATCCACCGAAAATAGCAGAGTTTGCATACGTCACAGATGGAGCATGCACGGAAGAAGAAATCTTGGGAAAGGAATTGGTGATACTGAAAGGTCTCGGATGGAACTTGTCTCCTGTTACAGCACCCGGCTGGCTGAATATTTATATGCAAATTGAATCCGGTGATTGGTCAAGACCAAGTGCTTTTATCTACCCTCAATACGGAGGTCTGCAGTACTCTCAAGCTGCTCAGCTGTTGGATCTAGCCACCTTGGACGAAGGAAGTTTGAAGTTTCCATATAGTCATATAGCGGCAGCAGCCATGTATCACACTCAAGGAAGGGAATGTGCATTGAGGGTATCGCGTATTTCATGGGAGCAACTTGCACCTTGTGTGAAATGGCTGAACCCGTTTGCGATGACAGCAGCAGAGGAAGGTTCTCAGTTCCTTCTAAGGTCTGCAGTACCACCTTCAGAGTCTCATTCTGGATCTGGTCTCCGGGCAACAGTGCCCAATATAGTAATGGATGAATCGCATCGTATCCAGACACATGTGGTTGACTTGAATATGCTAGAGAGGGCGCAACAGCGATTAGCCGACGACATCCCTTGTACAGACACAAATGAATCTGATTCCAATACTGAATCTGGAAGGCAAAGCCCGAATGAAAGTGGCCTGTTAACTCCACCGTCCAGTAGTCAGAAAAATTCTACAACACCGTCGCGTCCTCCGCCACAGTTACATCCGTATACATAA